One Anopheles marshallii chromosome 3, idAnoMarsDA_429_01, whole genome shotgun sequence genomic region harbors:
- the LOC128711318 gene encoding mesoderm induction early response protein 1 yields MLKIVNMPTEEEQPGNSDAQQKNQLAPTPNKENLDTKPASETIAEHEQKPDTSKPERPPADDSKPAQIKTEPVSTTDKTGDNSIKPEVDSSADSSSASERVKTEPLSEVIKTDSSPQHQQQTSSVPSTDAVPAVEKVSTPSAGRAEEDDEEEEDDDEEPGDNDEQEEQQQQHQSQQRSNKQRSEDSYPNEEESGHNAAHQRQDQSQTPTGGQFYEDDEEDDEDEGEEPSELRQLFEPINDSQALSEDEEDGDYIPDEEVKKTIMVGSDFQAVIPEGLCRYDDALPYENEDKLLWNPTILNEQAIEEYLVKITGPAGGLGTGGGGGVTGGGGGGGGQQKGTAGTAGGTATSDPQSNSVYAIPLGKHLRDDEQSLYLLQQCGHNVDEALRRKRISNNSVPVPEQQMSIWSEEECRNFENGLRVHGKDFHMIQQTKVRTRSVGELVQFYYLWKKTERHDLFASKARLEKKKYNLHPGLTDHMDRFLEEQENSTGFGDRSSSPGFNSLYNSASEAKRQRLLDSKENNTASSKRSASNL; encoded by the exons ATGCTAAAGATTGTAAATATGCCTACCGAGGAGGAACAACCCGGTAATAGTGATGCGCAGCAGAAGAATCAACTAGCACCCACCCCAAATAAGGAAAATCTCGACACAAAACCTGCCAGTGAAACGATAGCGGAGCATGAACAGAAGCCTGACACATCCAAACCGGAACGACCACCGGCGGATGATAGCAAACctgcacaaataaaaacagagcCGGTCTCTACCACAGATAAAACTGGCGACAATAGCATCAAACCAGAAGTTGACTCTTCAGCCGATAGCAGTAGCGCGTCTGAGCGCGTGAAAACAGAACCCTTGTCGGAGGTAATAAAAACAGATTCTAGTCcccagcatcaacagcagacCTCCTCCGTTCCTTCGACGGATGCAGTTCCTGCAGTAGAAAAAGTATCGACACCGAGTGCGGGTCGAGCGGAAGAGGATgacgaggaggaagaagaCGATGACGAAGAACCGGGTGATAATGACGAGCAGgaggaacaacagcaacagcaccagtcACAACAGCGAAGCAACAAACAGCGAAGTGAAGATAGTTACCCCAATGAAGAAGAATCGGGTCATAATGCGGCACACCAGCGGCAGGATCAATCTCAAACACCGACCGGTGGCCAGTTTTACGAGGATGACGAGgaggacgatgaggacgaGGGCGAGGAACCGTCCGAGTTGAGGCAGCTGTTCGAACCGATCA ATGATTCGCAGGCGTTGAGTGAAGACGAGGAGGATGGTGATTACATACCGGACGAGGAGGTGAAAAAGACGATCATGGTGGGGAGTGACTTCCAGGCCGTTATACCAGAGGGTTTGTGCAGGTATGATGATGCACTGCCGTACGAGAATGAGGACAAACTACTTTGGAACCCGACCATACTGAACGAGCAAGCGATTGAGGAGTATCTCGTGAAAATCACCGGTCCTGCGGGCGGTTTAGGAactgggggtggtggtggtgtcactggtggcggtggtggtggtggtgggcaaCAGAAAGGCACGGCTGGTACAGCTGGTGGTACCGCCACGAGCGATCCTCAGTCGAACAGTGTGTATGCGATACCGCTCGGAAAACATCTGCGAGACGACGAACAATCGCTCTATCTGCTGCAACAGTGCGGACACAACGTGGACGAAGCATTACGCCGAAAGCGCATCAGCAACAACTCCGTTCCTGTGCCGGAGCAGCAGATGAGCATATGGTCGGAGGAAGAGTGTCGAAACTTTGAGAATGGGTTGCGCGTGCACGGGAAGGACTTCCACATGATCCAGCAGACGAAG GTACGCACCCGATCCGTCGGTGAGCTGGTACAGTTTTACTACCTGTGGAAGAAAACAGAACGGCACGATCTGTTCGCCAGCAAGGCACggttggagaagaaaaagtacAACCTTCATCCCGGTTTGACCGACCATATGGATCGGTTTCTGGAGGAGCAGGAAAACAGTACCGGGTTTGGTGACCGCAGCTCGTCACCGGGCTTCAACAGTTTGTACAATAGCGCCTCGGAAGCGAAGCGACAGCGGTTGCTCGACTCGAAAG AGAACAACACTGCCTCCTCGAAACGTTCCGCCTCTAATCTGTGA
- the LOC128715330 gene encoding ovomucoid-like — MKLLFLLSFLLCAILAAAGKYPCPACPANYLPVCGTDGKTYANECIVECTVAPKVQVARFGEC, encoded by the coding sequence ATGAAGCTGCTGTTTCTGTTGAGCTTCCTGCTGTGCGCAATTCTGGCCGCGGCCGGAAAGTATCCGTGCCCAGCCTGTCCGGCCAACTATCTGCCGGTGTGCGGTACCGATGGCAAAACGTACGCCAACGAGTGTATCGTGGAGTGTACCGTTGCACCGAAAGTTCAGGTGGCCCGTTTCGGCGAGTGCTAG